TGAAGTAGATTGAGAGGCCTTTTCTGCAATAAATAGTGCTTCTTTAAGACTTCCGCTGGAACCTATAATATCATTAAATTCACTGTTGAGCCGTGTATGCCTTTGAAGTTCTTCTTTATAGTAATTAAGCTCTTCTTGATAATTTTCAAGTTTTTTGGCAAGCTCTGATATATCCTGAAAAACTCCTATAGCTCCTATAGCTCTGTTTCCTGAAAAAATCGGAGAACTACTTGTAATCACGATATTCTCGTGTATATCCAGTATTTCTCCGGTATTTTCATTCTTTGAGACCAGGACTTCCGATAGGTCTGAGGTTGGAAGAATATCTTTAACATTTCTTCCTACAACCTCATTTGCGTCTTTCTTTAAGAGATTTAAAGTATATTTATTAGCGGAAGTAATGTTCGAGTTTGCATCAATAATTATAATTCCAAGCGGTAGATTTTCAAGTACTTGCTCGTTAGCTATTATACTTTCTTCAATAAGTGAATCTATGTTTGACATAGAAAGTGCTTCAGGTTCAATTTGAGTGTTAATAAAATTGCATAGCTCAAGTACAGCATTTCTTCCGGGTATAGTATCCTCGTAGCAGGAAATTTCAATTATTTCGTTTTGTTTTATCTTTAGAGAAATAAGAGCAAGCATACTAAGGGCTATAGGATCCTTGCTGTCTATTTTTCTTATATAAAGATTAATGTTATATTTAGCTTTTAATTCTGCAGCCTTATGAACAATCATTGCTGCAATTCTTGTATGAATCCCATGAGATATATTCACAATAATGCTGTTTTTATACATAGCTCCAACGCCTTGATAAAAAATATCAATATATAATATAACTGTGATAAAAAGTATCAACTATATCATACAATAAGAAAATTAGCCTGTCCAGCAAAGCTTTTTGATAAAAAAGCATTACTAGTAAATAATATAATAAATAATCTTGATAAAAAGTATCAACAATATTACTAAGAGGCGCTTTTAATCAAGGCTTAGAATTTGGCACGATAATTGCTTGTATTATACATATAATAAATAGTAATTTAATCATCTATATATAAGTGGAGGGAAAGTTCTATGAAAAAAGGTATTGCAGCTTCAAAAGGCTATGCTATAGGTAAGGTTGCTTTAAAGGAACATGAAGAAATTGTTGTTGTTGAAAGAAAGATAGAAAACCTTGAGGAAGAAAAAGCAAGACTTCAAGGGGCTTTAACTCTTACAAGAGAGCAGCTTGAAAAAATAAAGGAAAAAGCTGAAGTTGAAATGGGAGCAGACAAGGCGGCTGTTTTTGAAAGTCATATGATGCTGTTAGATGACCCAGAGTTTGTTGGAGCAATTGAAGCTAATGTTGAAGCAGCTATGGTAAATGCTGAAAAGGCATTAACAGATGTTGTTGATATGTTTGTTGGAATCTTTGACTCAATGGAAGATGAATACATGAAGGAAAGAGCTGCCGATGTTAAGGATGTAGGAAACAGAATACTATATAACCTCCTTGGAAAGTCCATGGAAGGAATGGGATTATTGGAAAACAACACTATAGTAGTTGCGCATGACTTAACTCCTTCTGATACAGCAGCACTTGATAAGAGCAAGGTGGTTGCCTTTTTAACTAACATAGGTGGAAGAACCTCGCACAGTGCTATTATGGCAAGAACTCTAGAGATTCCTGCCGTAGTGGGTTTGGGAAACATAACAAAATCAGTTAAAGATGGAGACAAAATTATAGTTGATGGTATAGAGGGCATAGTAATATTGAATCCATCTGATGACCAAGTTGAAGAGTACCTTGCAAGAAAAGCTAAGTTTGAAGCTGAAAAGGAAGAGCTTAAAAAACTTATAAGCGTTGAAACAAAAACTAAAGCTGGAAAGAGAATTGAAGTTGTAGGAAACATAGGACAGCCTCAAGACGTATTAAAGGTTATAGAAAACGGCGGAGAGGGTGTAGGGCTGTTTAGAACTGAATTTTTATACATGGATAGAGAAACCATGCCAACAGAAGAGGAACAGTTTGAAGCTTATAAATTTGTTGCAGAAAAGCTTGAGGGAAAGCCAGTTGTTATTAGAACACTAGATATTGGTGGTGATAAAAAGCTGCCATACCTTCCAATGCCAGAAGAAATGAACCCATTCTTAGGTTATAGAGCTATAAGAATATGTTTAGACAGAGTTGATATATTTAAAACTCAACTTAGAGCATTACTCAGAGCTTCAGCATATGGAAACATAAAAATAATGTTTCCAATGATATCATCAGTTAGCGAGTTTTTAAAGTCTAAGGAAATATTGGCAGAGTGTACGGAAGAGCTAAGAACTGAAGGTAAGGCTTTTAATGAAAAGCTTGAAACAGGAATAATGATAGAAATACCAGCAGCTGCAATTATGGCTGATGAGCTGGCTAAGCATGTAGATTTCTTCAGCATAGGAACAAATGATCTAATTCAATATACACTAGCTGCAGACAGAATGAATGAAAAGGTATCATACCTTTATGATCCAATGCACCCAGCGGTTCTAAGACTTATAAAGATGACTATAGAAGCAGCACACAACGCCGGAAAGTGGTGCGGCATGTGCGGAGAAATGGCAGGGGATGAAGAAGCTATACCAACTCTTGTTGAGTATGGGTTAGATGAGTTCTCCATGAGTGCTTCTTCAATTTTAAGAGCAAAGCAGATAATTACTAATATGTAATTAGTAAGAATAAGGATATAAAGTTTGTAGCTTTAGTGCTGCTCTCCTGATAGATTGAAAATTAATCTATCAGGAGAGCAGCACTATTTTTTATTTTTTGGTGACTAACATATCTTAGTATCGTATATAATTATAGAATGCATAACGAAATATAAGGATGGTGCTCGAGTTGGACGAGGATTTGAAATTAGTTCAAGAAGTGCTGAAGGGTAATATTGATAATTTCAACATATTGATAAATAAATACGAGTTATCAATATTGAGGTTTGTATATAATTCAGTTAGAGATAGAGAAGCAGCTGAGGATATAACTCAGGAGGTTTTTATTACAGTTTATAATAAGTTGTATTCCTATAATAAGGAATACAAGTTCTCAAACTGGCTTTATCAAATCGCAAAAAATAAGGCTATAGATTATATGAGAAAATATAAAAGAGTTTATGAGGCTAATGTTGAAGAAGTTCAGGAGGTTATTTCAAAGGAGGCTTCTCCAGAGGAAAAAGCAGAATTTAAAGAAACAAAGAGGCTTGTGGAAATTTTTTTAAACACATTAAACGAAATAGATAAGCAAATTATATTACTTAGGTACACAAATGACAACATGACCTTTAGTGATATTGCAGAGGTCTTAAATATGGGTGAATCTGCTGTGAAAAGGCGATACTATAAAGCACGGGAACGCTTTAGAGAATATAGAGCAAGCAGAGAAAGGGGTGTAAGTAATGGATTGCATGGTTTTTAGAAAAAGACTTAACGATTTAGTTGAAGATAATATAGCATACGATCTAAAAGATGCAATGCTTCAGCATATTGTAGAATGTGAAGAATGCAGAACTGTATATGAAGATGAACTTTCACTAGATGCCGCAATTAAAAAAGGACTATCCATTGATTCCAAAGCCTTTAAAAGCTCAAGAACACAAATAATGAAAAGCATAGATAAAAATAAATATGGAACAAGCCCAATGAAAAAATTTATGAATCATCTTAGGAAATATAGAGGTACGTATACATCTATAGCAGCGGTAATTACAGTTGCAATAGTTATAACTCCTTATATAGGTAAAAGTGGTTTAGGATTCACCGCAAAAAAGAGTGAGAATATGTCAAATGCTCAAATAGCATCTAAATCAAGTGAAAGTTTTAAAAATGAAATGTCAACAGCGAAGTCTGCACCAAAAATGCAGTCAAATAGCGTAAAAGGCCAAGCAGAAGCTAAACAAGACACGAGTTTGGCTATTACAAATAGAGATATACCTGAAAGAGCTTTTGAGAAGAAAGCCTTGAACAAAACTTATATGCCTAATTTTAATAATGGTTGGACTGATTCAGTAAATAAAAAGTACTCAGCTACTGTTGAAGGGAGAGGAATATCATCTGAAGATGAGGGGGTGGCAACTATTGTTGTAAAAGAAGCGGTAACAGAGAATCAATGGGCTTTTAACCTACTTAACAATGAGGATCAGCAAAGCAGCCCAAAGTCAGTTTATTGGATTGATGATGAAAAGCTTCTTGTAATTGTAGGCATTGCTCAAGGTCATGCATCTAAGGGAGGCAATTTGTATATGTTAAATACTAATACAGCAGAAACTATTACTGCTGACCCTAAGAATACGGCTAATCTTCAAAATGGCTCAGAAATAATGAGAGTAGTATCTACAAACAAACTGCCCAATAACCAGTTAGAAATTAATATTGAGGTATCTGTATATGATGATGATATACAAAATGAATTTCATGCGGAAAATAGGATAATAATTGTACCAATAAAGTAAAAATGCTTATTTAAACCATTTTTCTTTAAATTACTTGTAGATAAAATCCCTCTTTATCACTATAATAAACTAAGGACATATATTATAGTAGCAAAGAGGGATTATTGCATGGATAGATCAACAAAATTATACACAAAGGCTATCACGTATTATAATGAAGGCTATATAGACAAAGCGTTAGATTACTGTGAAAAAAGTATATCTGATAATATAAAAAATGCATCAGCAATAAATCTAAAAGGGCTGCTTTACTATATTAAGGGTGAACTTGAAAGTGCCCAAGCCTTATGGAAAATGAATTATCAGGTTAATAGAAATGCTGTAGCTAAAAAATATTTGGATGACAGTAGATATGATGAGGACAAAAGACTTTTTTATCATGGTGCTATAAGTTTAATAAAGGAACTTAAGATCAGAGAAGCACTGGCAATGCTTAACAAATGTGAACAGAGTGATTTTAATAGCATAAATGTTAATAACTATATTGCTCTTTGTTATATAAAGCTTGGAGAATACAGTGCTGCTTTGGCTCATATTAACAAAGTATTAAAAATAGATAGGAAGAATAAGAATGCCCTTGATACTAGGAAAGAGCTTGCAGACTTAGGTGTTGTAAAGAGCAGTTTTAAATTAAGATATATATTTGCAGGCGTTTCAGTTATAGTACTTGCATTAGGCATAATAATATCTTTTAAATTTATAAATAAGGATAACAAACTAGTAGACAGAGATAGTATTAAGCAAGATCAGTTGCTTTTGGCTCCTAACGATGTAACTGAAAACAATTCAAACAATCAGGCTAAAGAAGCTAATATTGAAATTAGTAAGCAGCAGGAAGAGGAAAAAAGCCATGAAAGCTTTCCAGAACTTGAAGCTTCAATTGATCTAAGCAGCAAGGATTATGAAAAATTATATGATGTTTATATAAAATGGAGAAACAAGGAACTTACAGATAATCAAAAGTATCTAATGGCTCAGATTAATGAACTTTTAACAGATAGCGGAGTTGAGTATTTTTATAATGCTGCAAGACAAGCAATGTCTTCAAAAAATTATAAAACTGCATTAGAGTATTTGGAAAAAGGTTCAAGGTTTGGAGAAGAGCATTATCTAAATTCACATATCATATACTTACTTGGAGTGAGTAATAAAAATTTAAATGATGTGGAAACTGCTATAAAATATTATAAGAAGTATGATAATAATTATCCTAATGGGGATTATGAGGAATCAGTTCTATATGAACTAGCATTAATATACAAGAACATAGATATTAATGAAGCTAAAAGCTATGCAACAAAGCTTTCGGAACTTTACCCGAAGTCTATGTATAATAATTCAATAGTAAGAGATTTGATGAAAAGATAACAAAAGCTGTTCTGTAGTATTTTAACAGAGCAGCTTTTATTTTGTTAAAATGGTTATAAAATGTTAATTGCTCCATATAGATATAAATGGAAAAAACTCTATATCTATATGGGGGGAATAGGGATGAATGGTAAAGTAAGAAAAGCAATATATCTTTTAACTGTACCAATATTGGTTTCGATAGGGTGTGAAGGCTGCATCAGGAATTCTGCTGCCACATCAAATATTGAAAATAACAAGTTTATAGAGTCTGACTTTGAGCTACAAAGCTTTAATGACTTGAGTGAGCAGGTCTTGGCTTTTAAGCAGAATTATAGAAAAAATATGTTAAACTTTGCGGCGGATACTAGTGCACAAATTTCAAAATATGGGATGAAATTTGTAATTCAAGGACAATCCTTAGAGGGTAGAAGTATTAATTTTAGTAACAACAAGCTGTATTCGGACTTGCCTGGAGTTACAGCTTTTCGAGGTAATAATATGAGAGATGGAGGAAGTTATGGAACGGCTGAT
The genomic region above belongs to Clostridium swellfunianum and contains:
- a CDS encoding RNA polymerase sigma factor — translated: MDEDLKLVQEVLKGNIDNFNILINKYELSILRFVYNSVRDREAAEDITQEVFITVYNKLYSYNKEYKFSNWLYQIAKNKAIDYMRKYKRVYEANVEEVQEVISKEASPEEKAEFKETKRLVEIFLNTLNEIDKQIILLRYTNDNMTFSDIAEVLNMGESAVKRRYYKARERFREYRASRERGVSNGLHGF
- the ptsP gene encoding phosphoenolpyruvate--protein phosphotransferase codes for the protein MKKGIAASKGYAIGKVALKEHEEIVVVERKIENLEEEKARLQGALTLTREQLEKIKEKAEVEMGADKAAVFESHMMLLDDPEFVGAIEANVEAAMVNAEKALTDVVDMFVGIFDSMEDEYMKERAADVKDVGNRILYNLLGKSMEGMGLLENNTIVVAHDLTPSDTAALDKSKVVAFLTNIGGRTSHSAIMARTLEIPAVVGLGNITKSVKDGDKIIVDGIEGIVILNPSDDQVEEYLARKAKFEAEKEELKKLISVETKTKAGKRIEVVGNIGQPQDVLKVIENGGEGVGLFRTEFLYMDRETMPTEEEQFEAYKFVAEKLEGKPVVIRTLDIGGDKKLPYLPMPEEMNPFLGYRAIRICLDRVDIFKTQLRALLRASAYGNIKIMFPMISSVSEFLKSKEILAECTEELRTEGKAFNEKLETGIMIEIPAAAIMADELAKHVDFFSIGTNDLIQYTLAADRMNEKVSYLYDPMHPAVLRLIKMTIEAAHNAGKWCGMCGEMAGDEEAIPTLVEYGLDEFSMSASSILRAKQIITNM
- a CDS encoding DUF4652 domain-containing protein, whose product is MDCMVFRKRLNDLVEDNIAYDLKDAMLQHIVECEECRTVYEDELSLDAAIKKGLSIDSKAFKSSRTQIMKSIDKNKYGTSPMKKFMNHLRKYRGTYTSIAAVITVAIVITPYIGKSGLGFTAKKSENMSNAQIASKSSESFKNEMSTAKSAPKMQSNSVKGQAEAKQDTSLAITNRDIPERAFEKKALNKTYMPNFNNGWTDSVNKKYSATVEGRGISSEDEGVATIVVKEAVTENQWAFNLLNNEDQQSSPKSVYWIDDEKLLVIVGIAQGHASKGGNLYMLNTNTAETITADPKNTANLQNGSEIMRVVSTNKLPNNQLEINIEVSVYDDDIQNEFHAENRIIIVPIK
- a CDS encoding tetratricopeptide repeat protein; its protein translation is MDRSTKLYTKAITYYNEGYIDKALDYCEKSISDNIKNASAINLKGLLYYIKGELESAQALWKMNYQVNRNAVAKKYLDDSRYDEDKRLFYHGAISLIKELKIREALAMLNKCEQSDFNSINVNNYIALCYIKLGEYSAALAHINKVLKIDRKNKNALDTRKELADLGVVKSSFKLRYIFAGVSVIVLALGIIISFKFINKDNKLVDRDSIKQDQLLLAPNDVTENNSNNQAKEANIEISKQQEEEKSHESFPELEASIDLSSKDYEKLYDVYIKWRNKELTDNQKYLMAQINELLTDSGVEYFYNAARQAMSSKNYKTALEYLEKGSRFGEEHYLNSHIIYLLGVSNKNLNDVETAIKYYKKYDNNYPNGDYEESVLYELALIYKNIDINEAKSYATKLSELYPKSMYNNSIVRDLMKR